Proteins encoded in a region of the Vicia villosa cultivar HV-30 ecotype Madison, WI linkage group LG5, Vvil1.0, whole genome shotgun sequence genome:
- the LOC131604724 gene encoding uncharacterized protein LOC131604724, with protein sequence MANSVTVSKKTTKHTFSCSFYREDITPLVRLSTRVTEQNLDEFRKTYGHILLMLTTRIDEWGLYTLLQFYDSELRCFTFQNYQLAPTLEEYAHILQIKVQHKVPFVCAPEKPKMDRIADALYLSMKDVKDNWKPNGGTQGFYVKFLMREAEALADKEKWTEFNALLAVMIYGLVMFPNIPNFVDLTAICLFMDQNPVPTLLADTYYAIHSRYGKKGSVGGCLPILYEWFSSHLPKSGAFVTTRDSQKWPQRIMGLTANDIVWYHLRTNIEQVITRCGSFGNVPLIGTKGVINYNPKLALRQLGFVLKDKPLDKEIFESVCFEKGTDPVGLEKVRSAWNKIHTEDRTTLGEKNAIAKKAYTEWVEERVKERLLPFPKVSPLYEQPPEILTATVPAEEYNQVHVENIRLREKRKTPK encoded by the coding sequence ATGGCTAACAGTGTGACCGTCAGCAAAAAGACTACGAAGCATACCTTCTCTTGCAGTTTCTACCGTGAGGATATAACACCTTTGGTTCGATTGAGCACCCGAGTTACTGAGCAAAATCTGGATGAATTCAGAAAGACTTATGGCCACATTCTGCTTATGTTGACTACTCGTATTGATGAGTGGGGTCTCTACACTCTTCTTCAGTTTTATGATTCTGAGCTGCGCTGCTTTACATTTCAAAATTACCAATTAGCCCCTACCCTCGAAGAGTATGCACATATTCTTCAAATCAAGGTTCAACATAAGGTTCCTTTTGTGTGTGCACCTGAGAAGCCAAAAATGGATCGCATTGCTGATGCTCTTTACTTGAGCATGAAAGACGTTAAggataactggaagcctaatggtgggaCCCAGGGATTCTATGTGAAGTTTCTGATGAGGGAAGCTGAAGCCCTTGCTGATAAGGAAAAGTGGACAGAATTCAATGCTCTCCTGGCAGTCATGATCTATGGATTAGTGATGTTCCCGAATATTCCAAATTTTGTTGACCTCACCGCCATTTGTCTCTTTATGGATCAAAATCCTGTACCCACTCTATTGGCTGACACTTATTATGCCATCCATTCTAGGTATGGAAAAAAAGGATCAGTTGGGGGTTGTTTACCAATACTGTACGAATGGTTTTCTTCACATTTGCCTAAAAGCGGAGCATTTGTCACTACAAGAGATTCACAGAAGTGGCCCCAAAGGATTATGGGACTTACTGCAAATGATATTGTTTGGTATCACCTCCGAACAAACATCGAGCAAGTTATAACCAGATGTGGCAGTTTTGGCAATGTTCCTCTCATAGGGACAAAAGGAGTCATCAACTACAATCCGAAGCTAGCACTACGCCAGTTGGGTTTTGTACTGAAGGACAAGCCTTTGGATAAAGAGATATTTGAGTCCGTTTGCTTTGAAAAAGGAACCGATCCGGTAGGTTTGGAGAAAGTAAGGAGTGCGTGGAACAAAATTCATACAGAAGACCGAACTACCTTGGGGGAAAAGAATGCTATTGCTAAGAAAGCTTATACtgaatgggttgaagaaagaGTTAAGGAGCGCCTgctgcctttcccgaaggttagccCTCTATATGAACAACCACCTGAGATTTTAACTGCCACTGTACCAGCTGAGGAGTACAACCAAGTACATGTGGAGAATATCAGGTTGCGAGAAAAGAGGAAGACGCCAAAATAG